Proteins encoded within one genomic window of Mesorhizobium sp. AR10:
- the fabD gene encoding ACP S-malonyltransferase, which yields MAVAFTFPGQGSQAVGMGKDLADAFAESRRIFEEVDEALGENLSKLIWEGPEETLTLTANAQPALMAVSLAAIRALEARGFSLKDKVAYVAGHSLGEYSALAAAGFVSVADAARLLRIRGNAMQAAVPAGEGAMAAIIGLEQADVEAACAEAAKGSAKVCQIANDNGGGQLVISGAKAAVELAAKLCTEKGAKRALMLQVSAPFHSALMAPAANVMREALAGVTKNAPVVPVVSNVSVTPSSDPDAIASRLVEQVTGRVRWRETVEWFGANGATTLYEVGAGKVLSGLARRINRDIATGAVGTPADVEAALAALG from the coding sequence ATGGCCGTCGCATTCACCTTTCCGGGACAGGGCAGCCAGGCTGTCGGCATGGGCAAGGACCTTGCCGACGCCTTTGCGGAATCGCGCCGGATCTTCGAGGAAGTCGATGAGGCACTTGGCGAAAACCTGTCGAAGCTGATCTGGGAAGGGCCGGAAGAGACGCTGACGCTGACCGCCAATGCCCAGCCGGCGCTGATGGCGGTATCGCTAGCGGCGATCCGGGCGCTGGAAGCGCGTGGCTTTTCGCTGAAGGACAAGGTCGCCTATGTCGCCGGCCATTCGCTCGGCGAATATTCGGCACTTGCCGCCGCCGGTTTCGTGTCCGTCGCCGATGCCGCCCGGCTGTTGCGCATCCGCGGCAACGCCATGCAGGCGGCGGTGCCGGCCGGCGAGGGCGCGATGGCGGCGATCATAGGGCTGGAGCAGGCGGATGTCGAAGCCGCTTGCGCGGAAGCCGCCAAGGGCTCGGCCAAGGTTTGCCAGATAGCCAACGACAATGGCGGCGGCCAGTTGGTCATCTCCGGCGCGAAGGCCGCGGTCGAACTGGCGGCGAAGCTGTGCACGGAAAAGGGCGCCAAGCGGGCGCTGATGCTGCAGGTCTCGGCACCCTTCCACTCGGCACTGATGGCGCCCGCCGCCAATGTCATGCGCGAGGCGCTGGCCGGCGTGACGAAGAACGCGCCGGTCGTTCCCGTCGTCTCCAACGTGTCGGTGACCCCGTCCAGCGATCCCGACGCGATAGCCAGCCGGCTGGTCGAACAGGTGACCGGCCGCGTGCGCTGGCGCGAAACGGTGGAGTGGTTCGGCGCGAACGGTGCTACGACGCTTTATGAAGTGGGCGCCGGCAAAGTGCTGTCGGGACTGGCGCGGCGCATCAACCGCGACATCGCCACCGGCGCCGTCGGCACGCCGGCCGATGTCGAGGCGGCTCTGGCAGCGTTGGGGTGA